Within Massilia litorea, the genomic segment CATTGTTCCAATCCGCGGATAAATACGTCTTTCGGTAAATTTTTACCAATAAATACCATTTTGCTGCCACGGGCCTCGTCAAGCTCCCACTTGGCGCCGAGGTCGCTGCCCATGATTTGATGCACACCCTGGAAGACGACCTTGCGCTCGGCGCCTGCCATCGACAGCACGCCCTTGTAGCGCAGCATGCTCGGCCCGAAGACCTGCACCATGCTGCCGAGGAACTGGTCGAGCCGCTCTGGATCGAACGGACGCTCGCTCTTGAACACGAAAGCGGCGATGTCGTCGCTGTGGTGCGCGTGGTGGTGATCGTGCTGGCAAGCCTCGGTATGAACGTGGCCGTGCTCGTGGTGCTCGTGCTCGTGCTCCTCTGCGCGCAGGAAATCGGGGTCGAGTTCGAGCTTGTCGTTCAGGTTGAAACCGCGCAGGTCGAGGACTTCGGCGATCGGCGCGCGGCCGAAGTCGGACGTCGAGATCGGGGCGCGCGGGTTGATCCGCTTTAAACGCATCTTGAGGGTTTCCAGCGCATCCGCATCGACCAGGTCCAGTTTTGATAACAGGATCTTGTCGGCGAAACCGACCTGGCGCTGGGCTTCCTCGTGGCGGTCGAGCTGGTCCATTGCATGGCGGGCATCGACCACCGTCACGACGGCGTCGAGCATGTAGTGGGCGCCGACTTCTTCGTCGACAAAGAAGGTCTGGGCCACCGGGCCGGGATTGGCGAGGCCGGTCGTTTCGATGACGACGCGGTCGAAGCTGATCTCGCCGGCTTCCCGTTTTTGCGCCAGGTTCGTCAATGCGACGACCAGGTCGCCGCGGATGGTGCAGCAGATGCAGCCGTTGTTCATCTCGACGATCTGCTCGCCGCTGTCCTGCACCAGGATTTCGTTGTCGATGTTTTCTTCGCCGAATTCGTTCTCGATGACGGCGATGCGCAGGCCGTGCTCCTCGCGCAGGATGCGGTTGAGGAGGGTGGTCTTGCCGGCGCCAAGGAAGCCGGTGAGGATGGTGGTGGGAATGGGTGACATGGTCATTTTACAATTCGTACGGCTGGAAGCGGCATGGGAAGCCGAAGATTATGCCGCAATTTGCAATTTGCCACCATCGACCGCGCCAGCGTTTGCGCCAGCTCAGGCGAACCCTTGTCTACTTCGCTTTCGCTCTCGGATGAGCTCGGTCATATACGGCGGCAAGATGCTGGAAGTCGAGCGCGGTATACACCTGGGTCGAGGTGATGCTGGCGTGGCCGAGTAGCTCCTGCACGGCCCGCAAATCCCCCGAAGATTGGAGCAGGTGCGAAGCGAAGGAATGGCGCAGCACGTGCGGGTGCACGTGGACGGGCGAGCCGGCCTGGAGTGCGTGGCTCTTCAATCGCTGCTGCACCACGCGCGGGGTGATGCGGGTGCCGCGGGTCGACACGAACAGGGCGGCGCTGCCGTCCTTCGCCGGCGGACGCACCGCGAGCCAGGCGTCCAATGCTGCGCGCGCCGGGCCGCCGACCGGTACCCGGCGCATTTTATTGCCCTTGCCGGTGACCACGACTTCGCCGGCCGCCGCATCGAACCAACCGAGCGAAGTGGCGCCATCGGCA encodes:
- a CDS encoding CobW family GTP-binding protein; translation: MSPIPTTILTGFLGAGKTTLLNRILREEHGLRIAVIENEFGEENIDNEILVQDSGEQIVEMNNGCICCTIRGDLVVALTNLAQKREAGEISFDRVVIETTGLANPGPVAQTFFVDEEVGAHYMLDAVVTVVDARHAMDQLDRHEEAQRQVGFADKILLSKLDLVDADALETLKMRLKRINPRAPISTSDFGRAPIAEVLDLRGFNLNDKLELDPDFLRAEEHEHEHHEHGHVHTEACQHDHHHAHHSDDIAAFVFKSERPFDPERLDQFLGSMVQVFGPSMLRYKGVLSMAGAERKVVFQGVHQIMGSDLGAKWELDEARGSKMVFIGKNLPKDVFIRGLEQCLV